A genomic window from Oncorhynchus clarkii lewisi isolate Uvic-CL-2024 unplaced genomic scaffold, UVic_Ocla_1.0 unplaced_contig_9009_pilon_pilon, whole genome shotgun sequence includes:
- the LOC139404684 gene encoding ninjurin-2-like, translated as MMSTTRGRAERQGGSTSLNMNHYATKKTVAGSMLDVALLMANAAQLKAVLEQGPDFRYYVTVLVLIGSSLLFQVLAGVLFVAMARKDLNNVANQRKLDIMNNVATGLVFITAIINIFITAFGVQKTGLYPKT; from the exons ggtggtAGCACCAGTCTGAATATGAACCACTATGCCACTAAGAAGACGGTGGCAGGGAGCATGTTAGACGTGGCCCTGCTGATGGCCAACGCTGCCCAGCTGAAGGCCGTCCTGGAGCAGGGGCCAGACTTCAG GTACTACGTCACCGTCCTGGTCCTCATCGGGTCGTCGCTGCTCTTCCAGGTGCTGGCTGGGGTGCTGTTTGTCGCCATGG CACGTAAGGACCTGAACAACGTGGCCAACCAGAGGAAGCTGGACATCATGAACAACGTGGCCACCGGCCTCGTCTTCATCACCGCCATCATCAACATCTTCATCACCGCATTTGGAGTGCAGAAGACTGGCCTGTACCCCAAAACCTAG